One stretch of Astatotilapia calliptera unplaced genomic scaffold, fAstCal1.2 U_scaffold_3, whole genome shotgun sequence DNA includes these proteins:
- the LOC113017950 gene encoding E3 ubiquitin-protein ligase TRIM39-like, protein MSAASNLRSEDQFLCSICLDVFTDPVSTPCGHNFCKTCISQHWDMNQSCQCPMCKETFYTRPQLKINTLFSEMVAQFRREAQQKASSSSSEQQAAKPGEVPCDVCTGTRLKALKSCLVCQTSYCQTHLEPHLTLKRLKRHQLVDAVENLEGRMCTKHDKLLELFCKTDQTCVCMLCPVLDHKNHEFVPLREEYEGKKAELEKTEAEIQQMIQKRRLKIQEITESVKMSKDAADRQKAEGVQVLTALMESVERRLKELMKEIEDKQEATEKQAEGLIKDLEQEISELMERSSEVEQLSRSEDHLHLLQSFSSLKAAPPSKDWTEVRVHPPSYEGTVGRAVAQLEETVWKPMKKKLFEAELQRVQQHEVDVTLDPDTAHPELIMSDDGKQVYHRDVRKNLPDNPERFSKCVCVLGEQSFSSGRFYFEVQVKGKTKWDLGVATESINRKGKITASPQDGFWTVWLRNGNEYKALAGPPVRLCLHPGPEKVGVFVDYEEGLVSFYDVGAAALIYSFTGCSFTHKLHPFFCPSLNHGGKNAAPLIICPVNQTDQRLILLDE, encoded by the coding sequence ATGTCTGCTGCCAGCAATCTGCGATCTGAAGATCAATTTCTGTGCTCCATCTGTCTGGATGTGTTCACTGATCCAGTCTCTACACCATGTGGACACAACTTCTGCAAAACCTGCATCAGTCAGCACTGGGACATGAATCAGAGCTGTCAGTGTCCCATGTGTAAAGAGACTTTCTACACTCGACCTCAGCTGAAGATCAACACTTTGTTCTCTGAGATGGTTGCTCAGTTCAGACGTGAAGCTCAGCAgaaagccagcagcagcagctcagagcaaCAAGCTGCCAAACCAGGAGAAGTTCCCTGTGACGTCTGCACTGGAACCAGACTGAAGGCCCTGAAGTCCTGCCTGGTGTGTCAGACCTCCTACTGTCAGACTCACCTGGAGCCTCATCTGACACTGAAACGTCTGAAAAGACATCAGCTGGTTGATGCTGTGGAGAACCTGGAAGGCAGGATGTGCACAAAGCACGATAAACTCCTCGAGCTGTTCTGTAAGACCGACCAGACATGTGTCTGCATGCTCTGCCCTGTTTTAGACCACAAGAACCACGAGTTTGTTCCTCTGAGAGAAGAATATGAAGGAAAGAAGGCAGAGCTGGAGAAGACAGAGGCTGAGATTCAGCAGATGATCCAGAAGAGACGACTGAAGATTCAGGAGATCACAGAGTCGgtgaagatgagtaaagatgctgcagacagacagaaagcagaaggTGTTCAGGTCCTCACGGCTCTGATGGAGTCTGTTGAGAGACGCCTGAAGGAGCTCATGAAGGAGATCgaagacaaacaggaagctaCAGAGAAACAGGCTGAAGGTCTCATCAAAGATCTGGAACAGGAAATCTCTGAGCTGATGGAGAGAAGCTCTgaggtggagcagctctcaCGCTCTgaagaccacctccacctcctccaaagCTTCTCCTCCCTGAAAGCTGCTCCACCCAGCAAGGACTggacagaggtcagagttcatccaCCATCATATGAGGGGACTGTGGGGAGAGCTGTGGCTCAGCTGGAGGAGACAGTCTGGAAACccatgaagaagaagctgtttgaGGCTGAGCTGCAGAGGGTGCAGCAGCATGAGGTGGATGTGACTCTGGATCCTGATACAGCTCATCCTGAACTCATCATGTCTGATGATGGAAAACAAGTTTATCATCGTGATGTGAGGAAGAATCTTCCAGACAACCCAGAGAGATTTtctaagtgtgtttgtgttttaggaGAGCAGAGTTTCTCTTCAGGCAGATTTTACTTTGAGGTTCAGGTTAAAGGAAAGACTAAATGGGATTTAGGAGTGGCCACAGAGTCGATCAACAGGAAGGGAAAAATCACAGCGAGTCCTCAGGATGGTTTCTGGACTGTGTGGCTGAGAAATGGAAATGAGTACAAAGCTCTTGCTGGTCCTCCAGTCCGTCTCTGTCTTCATCCTGGTCCTGAGAAGGTGGGGGTGTTTGTGGATTATGAGGAGGGTCTGGTCTCCTTTTATGATGTAggtgctgcagctctgatctACTCCTTTACTGGCTGCTCCTTCACTCACAAACTCCACCCATTCTTCTGTCCCAGTTTGAATCATGGAGGTAAAAACGCTGCACCTCTGATCATCTGTCCTGTCAATCAAACTGATCAACGACTGATTTTATTGGATGAATGA